One window of the Benincasa hispida cultivar B227 chromosome 3, ASM972705v1, whole genome shotgun sequence genome contains the following:
- the LOC120073624 gene encoding uncharacterized protein LOC120073624 codes for MPSYVKFFKDILANKRKIGENETVALTYECSALLQHSLQNEGSREFHTALLDRGKEVGNALCDLGASINLMPLSIFKKLNIGKARPTTVTLQLADRSITHPEGKIEDVLVQVDKFIFPADFIILDYEADREVPIILGRPFLAIGRALINV; via the coding sequence ATGCCGAGCTATGTGAAATTCTTCAAGGACATACTTGCCAACAAGAGGAAGATCGGGGAGAATGAAACTGTTGCGTTAACATATGAATGTAGTGCGCTGTTACAACATTCCCTCCAAAATGAAGGATCCCGGGAGTTTCACACTGCCTTGCTTGATAGGGGAAAAGAAGTTGGGAATGCGCTGTGTGATTTGGGGGCAAGTATAAATCTTATGCCCTTGTCAATcttcaaaaagttaaatatcGGCAAAGCAAGACCTACCACGGTTACGTTGCAGTTGGCTGATAGGTCAATAACGCATCCCGAGGGcaaaatagaggatgtacttgtgcaagtagataaatttatcTTCCCTGCTGACTTTATCATATTAGATTATGAAGCTGACAGAGAGgtgcctatcatcttgggtcgcccatttcttgCAATAGGGCGAGCACTGATCAACGTATAG